One window of Notolabrus celidotus isolate fNotCel1 unplaced genomic scaffold, fNotCel1.pri scaffold_137_arrow_ctg1, whole genome shotgun sequence genomic DNA carries:
- the tmem71 gene encoding transmembrane protein 71 — protein MALFFSGAVTSSPIKRKLRAYQSCQSLDTSLLSPDSSYVCYSAAEGGDPCSCRRSPRLLTNGYYSVTDDSFSWDDDGNVSLTPCKSNVSYKENVVRVFRRRRRPRSSLARLLSDVTESCQSWLDEKVFRGVFGTGQTQNQNWDQDFDKSQDQAWGRSSLEGQTLLDESSWSGLNSTELDDGRSFTYDHTEIPPPPDKEAPPPKMLIQEEICSEICQSKERFTQSLGGLSEVPPPSVFYTNSCCCQTSPEHTGLTVKALLLLIFTIFVLTALYSGCFLWSAMVASTVFMAITTVMILTKSGPMGEWRRAKTEDITSRNE, from the exons ATGGCTCTGTTCTTCTCCGGAGCCGTTACAA GTTCACCGATTAAACGCAAGCTGAGGGCCTACCAGTCCTGTCAGAG cCTGGAcacgtctctcctctctcctgactCCTCGTACGTCTGTTACTCGGCTGCGGAGGGCGGAGATCCGTGCTCCTGCCGCCGCTCACCGCGCCTCCTCACCAACGGGTACTACAGCGTCACCGACGACAGCTTCTCCTGGGACGACGATGGCAACGTGTCCCTGACGCCCTGCAAATCCAACGTGTCCTACAAGGAGAACGTGGTCAG GGTTTTCCGGCGCAGACGGCGGCCTCGAAGCTCACTGGCTCGCCTGCTGAGCGACGTGACGGAGAGCTGCCAGTCCTGGCTGGACGAGAAGGTCTTCAGAGGCGTGTTCGGGACAGGACAGACCCAAAACCAAAACTGGGACCAAGACTTTGACAAGAGCCAGGACCAGGCCTGGGGCAGGAGCAGTCTGGAGGGCCAGACTCTGTTAGACGAGTCGAGCTGGTCTGGATTGAACAGCACCGAGCTGGACGACGGACGCAGCTTCACTTAcg ACCACACCGAGATCCCGCCCCCTCCTGACAAAGAAGCCCCGCCTCCGAAGATGCTCATCCAGGAGGAGATTTGTTCCGAGATCTGTCAATCAAAGGAGCGGTTCACCCAATCACTGGGCGGCTTGTCTGAAGTCCCGCCTCCCTCTGTCTTCTACACCaacagctgctgctgtcagaccTCACCTGAGCACACAG gattAACAGTGAAAGCTCTTCTCCTGCTCATCTTCACCATCTTCGTCCTCACTGCTCTGTACTCGGG GTGTTTCCTTTGGAGCGCCATGGTTGCATCGACGGTGTTCATGGCGATCACAACCGTCATGA